A window of the Mesotoga prima MesG1.Ag.4.2 genome harbors these coding sequences:
- the ortA gene encoding 2-amino-4-oxopentanoate thiolase subunit OrtA: MSVIKGQWVQVRRIILAAGERAPSVPEDTKEVPLELRVKGFLLEEKSEVGELVTIETASGRKVSGKLEAVEPAHEHNFGDYIPELSEAGNELTRWLTGGDNDER, encoded by the coding sequence ATGAGTGTAATTAAGGGACAGTGGGTGCAGGTTCGTCGAATAATCCTTGCTGCGGGTGAAAGAGCGCCCTCGGTTCCCGAGGACACGAAAGAAGTCCCTCTCGAACTAAGGGTTAAAGGCTTTCTCTTGGAGGAAAAGTCCGAAGTAGGTGAGTTGGTAACGATAGAAACGGCTTCAGGGAGAAAAGTGTCGGGAAAGCTTGAGGCTGTTGAGCCGGCTCACGAACATAACTTCGGTGATTACATTCCAGAACTGTCCGAAGCGGGAAACGAGTTGACAAGATGGCTTACCGGTGGCGATAACGATGAAAGATAG
- the ortB gene encoding 2-amino-4-oxopentanoate thiolase subunit OrtB, with protein MKDRSYEAVMARRKEIMKATVGVDYDRYELDGIAFDYERLMKDTSYPIASIRRIQSETGVGNTPLIELKNITRLVRSMSKSGYGARIFLKDEATNPSGSFKDRRASISVSRAKELGYKGVIAATSGNYGAAVASQSMKRALKCIVVQECYDSRGKGQPEILEKARACEAYGAEVAQLTVGPELFYYFLLLLEETGYFNASLYTPYAIAGIESLGYEIVEQSNTLIGRNPDYVLATHAGGGNLTGTARGLIKAGADQTKVIGVSVDLSGLHMASDRDFNRKSFTTGHTGFGIPFAVLPDRSDVPRNAARALRYMDRYLLVTQGEVFYVTEMLARLEGLQRGPAGNTSLTAAIALARELPEDKAIVVQETEYTGAGKLPSAQLTFARDNGVEIVRGDPIKMDSPGKRIAIPESYSQIAYKEVNMDDLRRSYIKQLMKQGVTLIDSDFEFLSAELKISATKVRELVKEVSDDVYSEK; from the coding sequence ATGAAAGATAGATCTTACGAAGCCGTTATGGCAAGAAGAAAAGAGATAATGAAGGCAACTGTGGGAGTCGATTACGACAGATACGAACTGGACGGAATCGCCTTTGATTACGAGAGGCTAATGAAGGATACATCGTATCCGATCGCTTCCATCAGAAGGATTCAATCGGAAACCGGAGTGGGAAACACTCCCCTGATAGAGCTGAAGAACATCACAAGATTGGTCAGGTCGATGAGCAAGTCCGGCTATGGCGCAAGGATCTTTCTCAAGGATGAAGCGACGAATCCTTCAGGCAGTTTTAAAGACCGACGGGCCTCTATAAGTGTTTCACGGGCTAAGGAGCTTGGATACAAAGGAGTCATCGCTGCAACGAGCGGCAACTATGGCGCGGCCGTCGCATCTCAGTCGATGAAGAGAGCCCTGAAGTGCATCGTTGTTCAGGAGTGTTACGACAGCAGAGGAAAGGGTCAGCCTGAGATACTTGAGAAGGCTCGCGCCTGTGAAGCTTACGGAGCGGAAGTGGCTCAACTGACCGTAGGTCCGGAGCTCTTCTATTACTTTCTTTTGCTTCTTGAAGAGACCGGCTATTTCAATGCTTCACTGTACACACCATACGCAATTGCGGGCATAGAATCTCTCGGATACGAGATAGTAGAACAGTCAAATACACTTATCGGAAGAAATCCCGACTACGTTCTCGCGACGCACGCGGGCGGTGGGAATTTGACCGGGACGGCTAGAGGCCTTATTAAAGCCGGTGCAGATCAAACAAAGGTTATCGGTGTTAGCGTAGATTTATCGGGCCTTCACATGGCGAGTGACAGGGATTTCAACAGGAAGTCTTTCACAACGGGCCATACCGGTTTCGGCATACCCTTTGCCGTTCTTCCGGATAGATCAGATGTTCCCAGAAACGCTGCACGAGCATTGAGATATATGGATAGATATCTTCTGGTCACTCAAGGAGAGGTCTTCTACGTTACCGAAATGCTGGCCAGACTCGAGGGATTACAACGGGGACCGGCAGGCAACACCAGTCTCACTGCGGCAATAGCTCTCGCAAGAGAATTGCCCGAAGACAAGGCCATAGTGGTCCAGGAGACCGAGTACACTGGCGCCGGGAAGCTCCCAAGCGCACAGCTTACATTCGCGCGCGACAATGGAGTAGAGATAGTCAGGGGAGACCCGATCAAGATGGATTCACCTGGCAAGAGAATCGCAATTCCCGAAAGCTACTCGCAGATTGCTTACAAAGAAGTGAATATGGATGATCTAAGAAGATCTTATATCAAACAGCTTATGAAACAGGGAGTAACGCTGATCGATAGCGATTTCGAGTTTCTCTCTGCAGAGCTGAAGATATCTGCGACAAAGGTTCGGGAACTGGTTAAGGAGGTAAGTGATGATGTCTATTCAGAGAAGTGA
- a CDS encoding adenine nucleotide alpha-hydrolase family protein, which yields MRRLLCVILEKMTEQIENSINNTINEIKELAGKDRLTVAFSGGLDSTLVAYLALHALGRDRVKLINVCFGPYSYSRGLEIVASLAERLDLRLEFTPGYEAQENVWKRGPSCNRCTRLAKLPAVRSGVLGLVATGANQSDTWGKTGIVIKDGFYAPLRNWTKAEIEEALSYLNIEVPKIGEAPVREGCKLKHLLKIMAKPSYHGYSVAISNEILLDELDDFSHTLANVKIIGPLSKNVALINVSPLPSERKRGRIATSLESLDSIDEVRWVEGPMVLKIIANPGLFNSPEAREWVLNGRLAPEFAFPIHARWVKSKNNRLETFQVIDCWRLEDDSAHSY from the coding sequence ATGCGCCGCCTTCTTTGCGTTATACTTGAAAAGATGACTGAACAGATAGAGAATTCCATAAACAACACGATAAATGAGATTAAAGAATTAGCCGGCAAGGACAGACTCACAGTGGCCTTCTCAGGAGGCCTTGATTCAACCCTAGTTGCCTACTTGGCTTTGCACGCTCTTGGACGTGATCGAGTCAAATTGATAAACGTTTGCTTCGGCCCTTACTCATACAGTAGAGGACTAGAAATTGTTGCATCCCTGGCAGAGAGGCTGGACCTAAGACTTGAGTTTACGCCGGGCTATGAAGCTCAGGAGAACGTTTGGAAGCGTGGTCCCTCATGCAATCGATGTACCAGATTGGCCAAACTGCCGGCCGTTAGATCGGGAGTTCTCGGCCTTGTTGCGACTGGGGCCAACCAGTCGGACACCTGGGGAAAGACGGGAATTGTGATCAAGGATGGTTTTTACGCGCCTTTGAGAAATTGGACCAAGGCTGAGATAGAAGAAGCGCTTTCTTATCTTAATATCGAGGTCCCAAAGATTGGCGAGGCACCCGTGAGGGAAGGCTGCAAGTTGAAACACCTGTTGAAAATTATGGCCAAACCTTCCTATCACGGATATTCGGTTGCGATTTCAAATGAGATTTTGCTGGATGAATTAGATGATTTCTCACATACTCTGGCAAACGTAAAGATAATCGGTCCGCTCTCTAAGAACGTTGCACTGATAAATGTCAGTCCCCTTCCATCGGAAAGAAAGAGAGGTAGGATCGCGACTTCCCTGGAGTCGCTTGATTCGATCGATGAAGTTAGATGGGTAGAGGGTCCCATGGTGCTCAAGATCATTGCCAATCCGGGATTGTTCAACAGCCCCGAAGCGAGAGAATGGGTTCTGAACGGAAGGCTGGCACCGGAGTTTGCATTTCCGATCCATGCCAGGTGGGTGAAGTCAAAAAACAACAGGCTCGAGACTTTTCAGGTAATAGACTGCTGGAGGTTGGAAGATGATTCGGCTCATAGTTATTGA
- the oraE gene encoding D-ornithine 4,5-aminomutase subunit OraE has product MLPVNEKLRVEEILKDLEHYAPKRKGWTWRKKLPEGTKVDGFYYDEISEPLKKSVGLPASHYFDNIDPQPDPVITSEIASGRFEDDVRRMRMAAWHGADHIMVIRTLGQSHIDGLIEGTPEGIGGIPITRKQLRATRKALDIIEEEVGRPINFHSYVSGVAGPEIAVLFAEEGVNGAHQDPQYNILYRGINPLRSFVDAAVAKKIMASVDMLQIDGAHNANASAKKAWKVMPELLVQHAINCVFSVKAGMKKDLISLSTVPPVVSPAPEFKLNFIYALTVRELFKEYRFRAQMNTRYIESDLVDATRIHVLDTLISRLTKADIQSTITPDEGRNVPWHVNSIRGVETAKHTLVALDGIKDLLKVNEEVVRPNIRELKMRAILMMEEILEVGGYFEAAEKGFFVDNGLYPERNGDGIARPKDGGIGAGTVIPRDADYFAPVCEHFGYNRIPEDLSSPDEPIGACTLHDRSKIKYIDELDESDNVNLRITQQLEDREKRLISPEVEWWGDGWVQLDMTIPDDPEHSEAAAIEIAKRMGFTDPSVISRTVLHPVEGTYLELKAKVPFKIVRDSLQLPQKPDLLSEEEITAFIDEHPMRVVAGTVGNDEHSVGIREILDIKHGGIEKFGFKYTYLGTSIPPEKFIDAAIETGADAILVSTIITHNEVHVDNMTKIAQLAVEKGVRDKVIIISGGTQITNDLAVSCGMDAGFGRGTKGIHVASFLVKKKRELLG; this is encoded by the coding sequence ATGTTGCCCGTCAATGAAAAGCTGAGAGTGGAAGAGATTCTAAAGGATCTCGAACATTATGCACCCAAGAGAAAGGGCTGGACCTGGAGAAAGAAACTTCCCGAAGGCACGAAGGTCGATGGCTTCTACTACGACGAGATCTCCGAACCTCTGAAGAAGAGCGTGGGTCTTCCCGCTTCTCACTACTTTGATAACATAGATCCTCAGCCCGATCCCGTTATAACTTCAGAAATAGCTTCTGGAAGATTCGAAGACGATGTCAGGAGAATGAGAATGGCCGCATGGCATGGGGCCGATCACATAATGGTAATAAGGACACTTGGCCAGAGCCACATAGACGGCCTAATAGAGGGAACCCCCGAGGGGATCGGTGGTATCCCAATAACGAGAAAGCAGCTTAGAGCCACACGTAAGGCTCTTGACATTATTGAGGAGGAAGTTGGAAGACCTATAAACTTCCACTCATATGTCAGCGGCGTGGCCGGTCCGGAAATTGCCGTTCTCTTCGCAGAAGAGGGAGTAAACGGAGCCCACCAGGACCCTCAGTACAACATTCTATACAGGGGGATAAATCCGCTTCGCTCCTTTGTCGATGCGGCCGTGGCCAAGAAGATTATGGCAAGCGTCGACATGCTCCAGATCGACGGCGCCCATAACGCTAACGCCTCTGCTAAAAAAGCATGGAAGGTTATGCCGGAACTCCTCGTTCAGCACGCGATCAACTGTGTATTCTCTGTCAAGGCCGGAATGAAAAAGGATTTGATCTCCCTTTCCACGGTTCCACCCGTCGTTTCTCCGGCTCCTGAGTTCAAGTTGAACTTCATATATGCACTAACTGTTCGCGAACTATTCAAAGAGTACAGGTTCAGAGCGCAGATGAACACGAGATACATCGAATCCGATCTCGTCGACGCAACCAGAATACATGTTCTAGATACCCTAATATCGAGATTGACCAAAGCCGACATCCAGTCGACGATAACTCCCGACGAAGGCAGAAACGTCCCCTGGCACGTTAATTCGATCAGAGGGGTAGAAACAGCAAAACATACACTTGTTGCCCTGGATGGAATCAAGGATTTGCTCAAGGTAAATGAAGAAGTTGTAAGACCAAACATTCGAGAGCTGAAAATGCGTGCGATTCTTATGATGGAAGAGATACTGGAAGTCGGTGGATACTTCGAGGCGGCGGAGAAGGGCTTCTTCGTCGATAACGGTCTTTACCCGGAACGAAATGGAGATGGAATAGCAAGACCAAAAGACGGAGGTATAGGAGCAGGCACCGTAATCCCAAGGGATGCCGATTACTTCGCTCCTGTCTGCGAACACTTTGGATACAACCGGATTCCGGAAGACTTATCCTCTCCCGACGAGCCTATTGGAGCCTGCACTCTCCACGACCGGTCTAAAATCAAGTATATAGACGAACTAGATGAATCAGACAATGTGAATCTCAGGATCACACAACAGCTCGAGGACAGAGAAAAGCGCTTGATATCGCCTGAAGTGGAATGGTGGGGTGACGGATGGGTTCAACTCGACATGACCATTCCAGATGATCCCGAACACTCAGAGGCGGCCGCGATTGAAATCGCAAAAAGGATGGGCTTCACCGATCCCTCCGTCATAAGCAGGACGGTCCTCCATCCCGTAGAAGGCACATATCTGGAACTCAAGGCGAAAGTCCCATTCAAGATCGTGAGAGATTCCTTGCAGCTGCCACAAAAACCCGATCTCTTGAGTGAAGAGGAGATTACCGCCTTCATAGATGAGCATCCCATGAGAGTCGTAGCCGGCACCGTTGGAAATGATGAACACTCAGTAGGGATAAGGGAGATTCTAGACATCAAACACGGGGGAATCGAAAAGTTCGGCTTCAAATACACATACTTGGGAACGAGCATTCCTCCTGAAAAGTTCATCGATGCAGCTATCGAAACTGGAGCAGATGCAATTTTGGTTTCGACGATAATAACTCACAACGAAGTGCATGTAGACAATATGACGAAGATTGCGCAACTAGCTGTTGAAAAAGGCGTAAGGGACAAGGTCATAATTATTTCTGGAGGAACTCAAATAACGAATGACCTTGCAGTTTCCTGCGGAATGGACGCTGGCTTTGGCCGCGGAACGAAGGGCATTCACGTAGCCTCTTTCCTTGTGAAGAAGAAACGCGAGCTACTTGGATAG
- a CDS encoding ornithine aminomutase subunit alpha has translation MMSIQRSDDFEKRSVHLKNLTDEELDRRFWELADKIVEPLIDLAKANTSPSIERSVLLRMGLDSLQAGSIVTKAVEHGLLGKGAGNIVLTYAKMNSLTLEKAVEELAVGKGWEALVSNFRGGDRNVARQ, from the coding sequence ATGATGTCTATTCAGAGAAGTGATGATTTCGAGAAGCGGAGTGTGCATCTTAAGAATCTAACCGACGAGGAGCTCGACAGAAGATTCTGGGAGCTGGCTGATAAGATTGTAGAACCCTTGATAGATCTTGCGAAGGCTAATACAAGCCCTTCAATCGAACGTTCTGTGCTTCTTAGAATGGGGCTGGATAGTTTGCAGGCTGGATCAATAGTCACGAAGGCCGTCGAACACGGTTTGCTCGGGAAGGGCGCCGGAAATATCGTTCTAACCTACGCGAAGATGAATTCACTGACCCTGGAAAAGGCGGTTGAAGAACTAGCTGTCGGAAAGGGATGGGAAGCTCTCGTTTCTAACTTCAGGGGAGGCGATCGTAATGTTGCCCGTCAATGA